A genomic segment from Cutaneotrichosporon cavernicola HIS019 DNA, chromosome: 7b encodes:
- a CDS encoding uncharacterized protein (Mitochondrial ATP synthase g subunit) — translation MRPQIARSVRTLGRRANSSNAADKAKAAAQDVAENPQVKKAVESANAAFTQASAAVSRVTGPVGDKVGNMLGAYKKPLTYNWNVFTSLCRQVYQAEKLAPPTSLNQWASAYSQIFSAAASPAFWQKAMSNGQAAKIAVAGVEAYGIYKVGEIIGRRNLIGYKSSAPAHH, via the exons ATGCGCCCCCAGATCGCCCGTTCCGTGCGTacgcttggccgccgcgccaacTCGTCCAACGCtgccgacaaggccaaggccgctgCCCAGGACGTTGCAGAGAACCCCCaggtcaagaaggccgTTGAGTCTGCCAATGCCGCTTTTACCCaggcgtcggcggccgtGTCCCGCGTGACTGGCCCCGTTGGCGACAAGGTCGGGAACATGCTTGGCG CGTACAAGAAGCCCCTCACCTACAACTGGAACGTCTTCACCTCGCTCTGCCGCCAGGTGTACCAGGCTGAGAAGCTCGCCCCTCCCACCAGCCTCAACCAGtgggcgtcggcgtacTCACAGAtcttctccgccgccgcctcgcccgcgtTCTGGCAGAAGGCCATGTCCAACGGCCAGGCTGCCAAGATTGCCGTTGCT ggcgtcgaggcgtACGGCATCTacaaggtcggcgagatCATCGGCCGCCGCAACCTCATCGGCTACAAGTCGTCCGCCCCCGCGCACCACTAA
- the PHO88 gene encoding uncharacterized protein (Phosphate transport (Pho88)), with the protein MNPAITNLAVSLGAMQIARRLPTDDPKVVFYLRCMYVAGQALSFAIYYFITMKIRSKNDLTVVKYVQPKSPMNPDSKDELVTTTVRDYDLAETGKAMKGLFTGVAFMLFLHLYMGYIPPLFVQSITTVKGVLESNEAKLHIWGKPAEGPLARPFKAAPGLMEQFTGAASGPQTDQASIRAAEKAGGKTD; encoded by the exons ATGAACCCCGCCAtcaccaacctcgccgtctcGCTCGGCGCCATGCAGA tcgcgcgccgcctcccgaCCGATGACCCCAAGGTCGTGTTCTACCTCCGCTGCATGTATGTTGCGGGCCAGGCGCTGTCGTTTGCGATCTACTACTTCATCACCATGAAG ATCCGCTCCAAGAACGACCTCACCGTCGTCAAGTACGTGCAGCCAAAGTCGCCAATG AACCCCGACtccaaggacgagctggttACCACGACTGTGCGCGACtacgacctcgccgagacTGGCAAGGCTATGAAGGGTCTCTTCACCGGCGTGGCCTTCATGCTTTTCCTCCACCTCTACATGGGCTACATTCCTCCT CTCTTTGTCCAGTCCATCACCACGGTCAAGGGCGTGCTTGAGAGCaacgaggccaagctccaCATCTGGGGCAAGCCCGCCGAGGGCCCCCTTGCGCGCCCATTCAAGGCCGCCCCGGGCCTCATGGAGCAGTTCACTGGCGCTGCTTCCGGCCCTCAGACGGACCAGGCAAGCATTCgcgcggccgagaaggccggCGGCAAGACCGACTAA